A stretch of Microbulbifer bruguierae DNA encodes these proteins:
- the gyrA gene encoding DNA gyrase subunit A: protein MGELAKEISPINIEEELKQSYLDYAMSVIVGRALPDVRDGLKPVHRRVLYAMSELKNDWNKPYKKSARVVGDVIGKYHPHGDSAVYDTIVRMAQPFSLRYMLVDGQGNFGSIDGDSAAAMRYTEIRMDKLAHELLSDLDKETVNFIDNYDGSEQMPEVLPSRVPNLLVNGSSGIAVGMATNIPPHNLSEVVKGCLALIDNSELSIDELMEYIPGPDFPTGATINGRAGILMAYRTGRGRIYIRAKAEVVRDDKTNRETIIVHEIPYQLNKARLIERIAELVKEKKIEGISELRDESDKDGLRVVIELKRGELGDVVLNNLYSQTQLESVFGINMVALVDGQPKLLNLKQLLEYFIRHRQEVVTRRTVYLLRKARERGHILEGLAIAISNIDPVIELIKASATPAEAREALLAKGWPVGEVEQFLERAGADACRPDDLPKEFGLRDGAYYLSPAQAQAILELRLHRLTGMEHDKLLAEYSERLEQIAEYLEILGSPERLMQVIREELELLEKEYGDERRTDIVASRQDLSVEDLITPEDKVVTISHGGYAKSQPLADYQAQRRGGMGKSATQVKDEDFVEHLLIANSHDTILCFSNHGKVYWLKVYEVPTAGRASRGRPMVNMLPLDEGERISSLMPVSEYDEDHFIFFATANGTVKKTPLTAFSRPRSVGLRAIELDDDDRLVATAITDGSRDVLLLTSAGKAARFAEENVRSMGRVSRGVRGIRMADGVSVIAMVIPEEGGSVMMVTENGYGKRTATSDFPTKGRGTQGVIAIAESERNGALVGACQVHPAEEIMLISDQGTMVRTRVDEVSVLGRNTQGVRVIRLKEGEHLVSLARIQETEDASDEEGAAGDGGAEE from the coding sequence ATGGGCGAATTAGCCAAAGAAATTTCTCCGATCAATATCGAAGAAGAGCTGAAGCAGTCCTACCTCGACTATGCGATGAGCGTGATTGTGGGCCGTGCGTTGCCAGATGTGCGCGATGGCCTGAAGCCGGTGCACCGGCGCGTGCTTTACGCCATGAGCGAACTCAAGAACGACTGGAACAAACCCTACAAGAAGTCTGCCCGTGTGGTGGGTGACGTGATCGGTAAGTATCACCCGCATGGCGACAGTGCGGTGTACGACACCATTGTGCGTATGGCACAGCCGTTTTCCCTGCGCTACATGCTGGTAGACGGCCAGGGCAACTTCGGTTCCATCGACGGCGACAGCGCGGCGGCCATGCGTTACACCGAGATCCGCATGGACAAGCTCGCCCACGAGCTGTTGTCGGATCTGGACAAGGAAACCGTCAATTTCATCGACAACTACGACGGCTCCGAACAGATGCCGGAAGTGTTGCCGTCGCGGGTACCCAACCTGCTGGTGAACGGTTCCTCAGGTATTGCCGTGGGTATGGCCACGAATATTCCGCCACATAACCTGAGTGAGGTGGTCAAAGGGTGTCTGGCGCTGATTGACAACAGCGAGCTGTCCATTGACGAGTTGATGGAGTATATCCCGGGCCCTGATTTCCCCACTGGCGCCACCATCAATGGTCGCGCGGGCATTCTGATGGCCTACCGCACCGGTCGCGGACGTATCTATATTCGCGCGAAAGCCGAAGTAGTTCGCGATGACAAAACCAATCGCGAAACCATCATCGTCCACGAGATTCCCTACCAGCTGAACAAGGCGCGCCTGATTGAGCGTATCGCCGAGCTGGTCAAGGAAAAGAAAATCGAAGGTATTTCCGAGCTGCGCGACGAGTCCGATAAAGACGGACTGCGTGTAGTGATCGAGCTGAAGCGCGGCGAGCTGGGGGATGTTGTTCTGAACAACCTCTACTCCCAGACGCAACTGGAAAGCGTTTTTGGTATCAACATGGTGGCGCTGGTGGATGGCCAGCCCAAGCTGTTGAACCTGAAGCAGCTGCTGGAATACTTCATTCGCCATCGCCAGGAAGTGGTGACCCGCCGTACGGTATATCTGCTGCGCAAGGCGCGGGAGCGTGGGCATATCCTCGAAGGTCTGGCGATTGCGATTTCCAATATCGACCCGGTGATCGAGCTGATCAAGGCGTCCGCGACTCCTGCGGAAGCCCGCGAAGCGCTGCTGGCCAAAGGCTGGCCGGTGGGTGAAGTGGAGCAGTTCCTGGAGCGCGCCGGTGCCGATGCCTGTCGCCCGGACGATCTGCCGAAAGAGTTCGGTCTGCGCGACGGTGCCTATTATCTGTCGCCGGCCCAGGCACAGGCGATTCTCGAACTGCGCCTGCACCGCCTGACCGGTATGGAGCACGACAAGCTGCTGGCGGAATACAGCGAGCGCCTGGAGCAGATCGCCGAGTATCTGGAAATTCTCGGCAGCCCTGAGCGTCTGATGCAGGTGATCCGCGAAGAGCTGGAGCTGCTGGAAAAAGAATACGGCGATGAGCGCCGCACCGATATCGTGGCTTCCCGTCAGGATCTCTCCGTAGAAGACCTGATCACCCCGGAAGACAAGGTGGTGACCATCTCTCACGGCGGTTACGCCAAGAGTCAGCCGCTGGCGGACTACCAGGCGCAGCGTCGCGGCGGTATGGGTAAGTCCGCCACCCAGGTAAAAGACGAGGATTTCGTTGAGCACCTGTTGATCGCCAACTCCCACGACACCATCCTGTGTTTCTCCAATCACGGCAAGGTGTACTGGTTGAAAGTCTACGAAGTACCCACTGCCGGGCGCGCGTCCCGTGGCCGTCCGATGGTGAATATGTTGCCGCTGGATGAGGGTGAGCGCATCAGCAGTCTGATGCCGGTATCCGAGTACGACGAAGATCACTTTATTTTCTTTGCCACCGCCAACGGCACGGTCAAGAAAACGCCGCTTACCGCTTTCTCCCGCCCGCGCAGTGTTGGACTGCGGGCGATCGAGCTGGATGACGACGACCGCCTGGTGGCGACGGCGATTACCGATGGCAGTCGCGATGTGTTGTTGCTGACCAGTGCCGGCAAGGCGGCGCGTTTTGCCGAAGAAAATGTCCGCTCCATGGGGCGTGTGTCCCGCGGTGTGCGCGGCATCCGTATGGCCGATGGTGTTTCCGTGATCGCTATGGTGATCCCGGAAGAGGGCGGTTCGGTGATGATGGTGACCGAGAACGGTTACGGCAAGCGCACCGCAACGTCCGATTTCCCCACCAAGGGGCGCGGTACCCAGGGTGTCATCGCAATTGCCGAGAGTGAGCGCAACGGTGCTCTGGTCGGCGCCTGTCAGGTGCATCCCGCTGAGGAAATCATGCTGATTTCCGATCAGGGCACCATGGTGCGCACCCGGGTAGACGAAGTGTCTGTGCTCGGGCGCAACACTCAGGGCGTCCGGGTTATCCGCCTCAAAGAGGGGGAGCACCTGGTGAGCCTGGCGCGGATCCAGGAAACCGAAGATGCCAGTGACGAAGAGGGTGCGGCCGGTGACGGCGGCGCCGAGGAGTGA
- a CDS encoding YciK family oxidoreductase gives MSETITDYTARPDLLKDKIILVTGAGDGIGRVAAKTFAAHGATLILLGRTTPKLEVVYDEIEAAGGAKPAILPVDLSGVRWEELEYLAQGVEQEFGRLDGLLHNASLLGQRTPMANYHYSVWQQVMQVNVNAAFGLTKAMLPLLEESAAGSIIFTGSGVGLKGRAYWGAYSVSKFATEGMMQVLADEVDGVSNIRVNSINPGATRTNMRAAAYPAEDPKTVATPEDIMPTYLYLMGDDSIGINGKQFNAQG, from the coding sequence ATGTCTGAGACCATCACCGATTACACCGCCCGCCCCGACCTGCTCAAAGACAAAATCATTCTGGTTACCGGCGCCGGGGACGGCATTGGCCGTGTGGCCGCGAAAACGTTCGCCGCCCACGGCGCCACCCTGATTCTGCTGGGGCGGACCACGCCAAAACTGGAAGTGGTATACGATGAAATTGAGGCCGCCGGGGGCGCAAAACCCGCAATCCTGCCGGTGGACCTGTCCGGTGTACGATGGGAAGAACTGGAGTACCTGGCTCAAGGCGTGGAACAGGAATTCGGCCGTCTCGACGGCCTGCTGCACAATGCCAGCCTGCTGGGTCAGCGCACCCCCATGGCCAACTACCACTACTCCGTGTGGCAACAGGTGATGCAGGTGAATGTGAACGCTGCCTTCGGCCTCACTAAAGCCATGCTGCCGCTGCTGGAGGAATCTGCCGCTGGCTCGATAATATTTACCGGCTCTGGTGTCGGGCTCAAAGGTCGCGCTTACTGGGGCGCTTACTCGGTATCAAAATTTGCCACCGAAGGCATGATGCAGGTGCTGGCAGACGAAGTGGATGGTGTGTCGAACATCCGCGTCAACAGCATTAACCCCGGTGCCACCCGCACCAACATGCGCGCCGCCGCCTACCCCGCCGAAGACCCAAAAACCGTGGCTACGCCGGAAGACATCATGCCCACCTACCTGTACCTGATGGGCGATGACAGCATCGGAATCAACGGCAAGCAGTTCAACGCTCAGGGCTGA
- the pheA gene encoding prephenate dehydratase: MSEDKSQQDERLLELRDRIDSIDSDIARLISERANCALEVAEVKKSNGEDVLFYRPEREAQVLRRAMQRNPGPLTNEEMARLFREIMSACLALEDPLKVAYLGPEGTFTQQAALKHFGHSAVSKPLAAIDEVFREVEAGAVNYGVVPVENSTEGVVNHTLDNFMTSNLKICGEVELRIHQHLMISDVTRKDSITRIYSHAQSLAQCRKWLDSYYPNVERVAVASNAEAARRVKGEWNAAAIAGDMAAELYGLKILNEKIEDRPDNSTRFLIIGTQAVPPSGDDKTSLMVSMRNAPGALHDLLVPFQEHGIDLTRVETRPAQSGNWTYVFFIDFVGHRDSENVAAALREVGACASDMKVLGSYPRGVL; the protein is encoded by the coding sequence ATGTCTGAAGATAAGTCGCAACAGGATGAGCGCCTGCTGGAGCTGCGCGATCGCATTGACAGTATCGACAGCGATATCGCACGGCTGATTTCCGAGCGCGCCAACTGCGCACTGGAAGTGGCCGAGGTAAAAAAGAGCAACGGCGAGGATGTCCTCTTCTATCGTCCCGAGCGTGAGGCGCAGGTGCTGCGCAGGGCCATGCAGCGCAATCCGGGGCCGCTGACCAATGAGGAAATGGCGCGCTTGTTCCGCGAGATCATGTCCGCCTGCCTGGCGCTGGAAGATCCCCTCAAGGTGGCCTATCTGGGCCCCGAGGGCACCTTCACCCAGCAGGCTGCGCTGAAACATTTCGGCCACTCCGCCGTGTCCAAGCCACTGGCAGCGATCGACGAAGTGTTCCGCGAGGTAGAGGCTGGCGCGGTTAATTACGGGGTGGTGCCGGTGGAAAATTCCACCGAGGGTGTGGTGAATCACACCCTCGACAATTTCATGACCTCCAATCTGAAAATCTGTGGCGAAGTGGAGCTGCGGATTCATCAACACCTGATGATTTCCGATGTCACTCGCAAGGATTCGATTACCCGTATCTATTCCCATGCCCAGAGTCTGGCGCAGTGCCGCAAATGGCTCGACTCCTATTACCCGAATGTCGAGCGTGTGGCGGTGGCGAGTAACGCGGAAGCGGCCAGGCGGGTGAAGGGTGAGTGGAATGCGGCGGCCATCGCCGGTGATATGGCGGCGGAGCTGTACGGGCTGAAAATCCTGAACGAAAAAATCGAGGATCGTCCGGACAATTCCACCCGCTTTCTGATTATCGGTACCCAGGCCGTGCCCCCCAGTGGCGATGACAAAACGTCGCTGATGGTGTCCATGCGCAACGCGCCGGGCGCACTGCACGATCTGCTGGTGCCTTTCCAGGAACACGGCATTGATCTGACCCGGGTTGAAACACGTCCGGCCCAGAGCGGTAATTGGACCTATGTATTCTTCATCGACTTTGTCGGTCACCGGGACAGTGAAAATGTGGCCGCAGCACTGAGGGAAGTGGGTGCCTGCGCATCGGATATGAAAGTGCTGGGTTCTTACCCGCGTGGAGTTTTGTAA
- the serC gene encoding 3-phosphoserine/phosphohydroxythreonine transaminase, with the protein MRKFNFCAGPAALPEPVLRQAQEELLDWQGLGCSVMEVSHRSGEFTTVAEQAEQDLRDLLGIPDNYKVMFLQGGATAQFSAVPWNLFGAGSKQADYIHTGQWADKAINEARRYGEVNIVASSEDRNFSYAPAADSWEESADTAYFHYTPNETIGGVEFPYIPDVKSPLIADMSSTILSQPIPVEKFGFIYAGAQKNIGPSGIAVGIVRDDLLDRALPDIPRSLSWKIAAEAQSMDNTPPTFAWYLSGLVFKWLKAQGGVSAMAELSLKKSGLLYDFLDRSAFFSSPVSTESRSRMNVPFVLADDKLDKQFLQESEEAGLLNLKGHRSVGGMRASLYNAVSLEAVEALVAFMADFERRHG; encoded by the coding sequence ATGAGGAAGTTTAATTTCTGTGCGGGTCCTGCGGCGTTGCCGGAACCGGTGTTGCGTCAGGCGCAGGAAGAATTGCTGGATTGGCAGGGGCTTGGCTGCTCGGTGATGGAAGTCAGCCACCGTTCCGGGGAATTTACCACGGTGGCGGAACAGGCCGAACAGGATTTGCGCGATCTGCTGGGGATTCCCGACAACTACAAGGTGATGTTTCTGCAGGGTGGTGCGACTGCGCAGTTCAGTGCGGTGCCCTGGAACCTGTTCGGGGCTGGCAGCAAGCAGGCGGATTACATCCATACCGGACAGTGGGCCGACAAGGCGATCAATGAGGCACGCCGCTACGGAGAGGTCAATATTGTTGCCTCGTCCGAGGACCGTAATTTTTCCTACGCGCCGGCGGCGGATTCCTGGGAAGAGAGTGCAGATACTGCCTACTTCCACTACACGCCAAACGAGACCATTGGTGGGGTCGAGTTTCCGTATATTCCGGATGTGAAAAGTCCGCTGATCGCAGATATGTCATCCACTATTCTTTCGCAGCCGATTCCGGTAGAGAAGTTTGGCTTTATCTACGCGGGAGCACAGAAAAATATCGGGCCATCCGGCATTGCCGTCGGCATCGTGCGCGACGACCTGCTGGATCGTGCGTTGCCGGATATTCCCCGCAGCCTGAGCTGGAAGATTGCCGCGGAAGCGCAGTCCATGGATAACACGCCGCCCACTTTTGCCTGGTACCTGTCCGGGCTGGTGTTCAAGTGGCTGAAGGCGCAGGGTGGTGTCAGCGCGATGGCGGAACTCAGCCTCAAGAAATCAGGATTGCTGTACGACTTCCTGGATCGCAGTGCATTTTTTTCCAGCCCTGTGTCAACGGAAAGCCGCTCGCGGATGAATGTTCCGTTTGTGCTGGCAGATGACAAGCTGGACAAGCAATTCCTGCAGGAGTCGGAAGAGGCCGGATTGCTGAACCTGAAGGGGCACCGTTCTGTGGGTGGAATGCGTGCGTCCCTGTACAACGCGGTTTCGCTGGAAGCGGTAGAGGCGTTGGTCGCCTTTATGGCAGATTTCGAGCGGCGTCACGGTTGA
- a CDS encoding TRZ/ATZ family hydrolase — MAISNTTENHEKSNKKQPIDTLIHARWIIPVVPEQRLYENCSLAIHNGKIQALLPSTEARGRFLAAEEFDLDNQLLIPGLINTHNHAAMSLLRGFADDHPLMTWLQQHIWPAEQKWVSPDFVTDGTRLAMAEMLRSGTTTFADQYFFPEATAAAAREAGMRAQIAFPVIDFPNAWSRNSDEAIDKGLALRDDYRSHTRIGLAFAPHAPYTVSDETLKKIAIYANELQMPVQMHLHETAGEVEEAQTKSGERPIERLHKLGLLSPQMLCVHMTALNDGDIDLLQKTGAHIAHCPRSNLKLASGFTPVARLIDAGVNVAIGTDGAASNNGLDMLQETNTAALLAKAVSGNAAALPAHQALAMATINGARALGIDDVTGSIEVGKAADLCAIDLNELEQQPLHDPLSQLIYTANGHHVRNVWVAGKLLLKDRRLMTLNEQELRQRAGVWRDRIAGLAK, encoded by the coding sequence ATGGCCATCAGTAACACCACCGAAAATCACGAGAAATCGAACAAAAAACAACCGATAGACACCCTGATTCACGCCCGCTGGATCATCCCGGTGGTACCCGAGCAGCGCCTGTACGAAAACTGTTCGCTGGCCATCCATAACGGCAAGATACAGGCCCTGCTCCCCAGCACAGAGGCCCGCGGGCGTTTCCTCGCCGCGGAAGAGTTCGACCTGGACAATCAACTCTTAATACCCGGTCTCATCAACACGCACAATCACGCCGCCATGAGCTTGCTGCGGGGATTCGCCGACGACCATCCATTGATGACCTGGCTGCAGCAACATATTTGGCCCGCAGAACAGAAATGGGTCAGCCCCGACTTCGTCACCGATGGCACCCGCCTCGCCATGGCGGAAATGCTCCGCAGCGGCACCACCACCTTTGCTGACCAGTACTTCTTTCCCGAAGCCACTGCGGCCGCTGCCCGCGAAGCCGGCATGCGCGCCCAGATTGCTTTTCCTGTGATTGATTTCCCCAACGCCTGGTCGAGAAACAGCGACGAAGCCATCGACAAAGGCCTGGCCCTAAGAGATGACTACCGCTCCCACACCCGCATCGGTCTCGCCTTTGCGCCTCATGCCCCCTATACCGTGAGCGACGAGACTCTCAAAAAAATCGCCATCTACGCCAACGAACTGCAGATGCCGGTACAAATGCACCTGCACGAAACCGCCGGAGAAGTAGAGGAAGCACAAACCAAGTCGGGCGAACGTCCCATCGAGCGCCTGCACAAACTGGGGCTGCTATCACCACAGATGCTCTGCGTACACATGACCGCACTGAATGACGGCGATATCGACCTGCTGCAAAAAACCGGGGCGCATATCGCCCACTGCCCCCGCTCCAACCTCAAGCTCGCATCCGGTTTCACCCCTGTGGCCAGACTTATCGACGCCGGCGTCAACGTCGCCATCGGCACCGACGGCGCTGCCAGCAACAATGGCCTCGATATGCTGCAGGAGACCAATACCGCCGCCCTCCTCGCCAAAGCGGTCTCCGGCAATGCTGCCGCCCTGCCCGCCCACCAGGCCCTCGCCATGGCCACCATCAATGGTGCCCGCGCCCTGGGGATCGACGATGTGACCGGCAGTATCGAAGTGGGTAAGGCCGCGGACCTTTGCGCCATCGACCTCAATGAACTGGAGCAGCAACCCCTGCACGACCCGCTTTCGCAACTGATCTACACCGCGAATGGGCACCATGTCCGCAATGTGTGGGTGGCGGGGAAACTATTGTTGAAGGATCGCAGACTAATGACCCTGAACGAGCAAGAACTGCGGCAACGGGCGGGGGTATGGCGTGATAGAATCGCCGGTCTCGCGAAATAG
- the murQ gene encoding N-acetylmuramic acid 6-phosphate etherase, with protein MKISLANELGSLASESRNPDTLDIDLLPTTGILEKINDADASVPGVVREVLPEVTKAVNAVVEAFRSGGRLIYMGAGTSGRIGLLDAVECPPTYGVPEGMVISLIAGGEAAVHRAQEGAEDNPELGEADLKRIGLQSKDVVVGIAASGRTPYVTGGLRYARRLGCTTVALACNKAAAIANEADIAILPEVGPEILTGSTRMKAGTAQKLVLNMITTASMIRMGKSFYNLMVDVKATNQKLLDRTRRIVVEATGVTYDEADSVLEQCDHNAKLAIMMILSGLEREPAEAALDKARGFLRLALQAVDESH; from the coding sequence ATGAAGATATCACTCGCAAATGAACTTGGATCCCTGGCCAGCGAATCCCGTAATCCCGACACTCTGGATATAGACCTGTTACCCACCACAGGGATTCTGGAAAAAATCAACGACGCCGATGCCAGCGTGCCCGGCGTGGTCCGCGAAGTGCTGCCGGAGGTTACAAAGGCGGTGAACGCCGTGGTCGAGGCATTCCGGTCCGGAGGGCGCTTGATCTATATGGGCGCCGGCACCAGCGGTCGCATTGGTCTGCTTGACGCGGTGGAGTGCCCTCCCACATACGGTGTTCCTGAAGGCATGGTGATCTCACTGATCGCCGGTGGCGAGGCTGCAGTTCACCGGGCGCAGGAAGGTGCGGAGGATAATCCCGAGCTGGGCGAGGCCGATCTGAAACGGATCGGATTGCAGAGTAAAGACGTCGTCGTTGGGATCGCCGCCAGCGGGCGCACCCCCTACGTCACCGGTGGTCTGCGTTACGCCCGCCGCCTCGGCTGCACCACTGTCGCCCTCGCCTGTAACAAGGCCGCAGCCATCGCCAACGAAGCGGACATCGCCATCCTTCCGGAAGTCGGCCCGGAAATTCTCACCGGTTCCACCCGCATGAAAGCCGGTACCGCGCAAAAGCTGGTTCTGAATATGATTACCACCGCCAGCATGATTCGCATGGGCAAAAGTTTTTACAATCTGATGGTGGATGTGAAGGCGACCAACCAGAAGCTGCTGGATCGCACCCGGCGTATCGTGGTGGAAGCGACCGGGGTTACCTACGATGAGGCGGACAGCGTGTTGGAGCAGTGCGACCACAATGCCAAGCTGGCCATTATGATGATATTGAGTGGGCTGGAACGCGAACCAGCAGAAGCCGCCCTCGACAAAGCACGCGGATTCTTACGGCTCGCGTTGCAGGCGGTCGATGAAAGCCACTGA
- a CDS encoding HAD family hydrolase, translated as MKYPTMKAVLFDLDGTLFDTAPDFVVVLNELRQQEHLPPLADATIREVVSNGARAMVRLGFGVDEGEVGFDDLRQRLLDLYLVHLASHTVPFPGIELLLTQLAENGIAWGVVTNKPSAYTIPLLRAFAHLPTPRAIVCPDDVARRKPDPEPILLACSRIGCAPSEAVYVGDHERDIMAGRAAGMPTIACSYGYIDSDDDPSNWQADHLIHHAEEIWPLLQQFYLK; from the coding sequence ATGAAGTACCCGACTATGAAAGCAGTACTCTTCGACCTCGACGGCACCTTGTTCGACACCGCCCCCGACTTCGTGGTGGTGCTCAACGAGTTGCGCCAGCAGGAGCACCTGCCACCGCTGGCTGACGCCACCATCCGTGAAGTCGTCTCCAATGGCGCCCGCGCCATGGTGCGCCTGGGATTCGGCGTCGACGAAGGAGAAGTCGGGTTCGACGACCTGCGCCAAAGGCTGCTCGACCTGTACCTGGTACACCTGGCCAGTCACACTGTACCCTTTCCCGGTATCGAACTGCTGCTGACACAACTGGCGGAAAATGGCATCGCCTGGGGAGTAGTCACCAACAAACCTTCCGCCTACACCATCCCACTGTTACGCGCCTTTGCCCACCTGCCAACACCGAGAGCCATTGTCTGCCCGGATGACGTCGCCCGCCGCAAGCCGGACCCCGAACCCATTCTGCTGGCCTGTAGCCGCATTGGCTGCGCGCCCTCGGAAGCGGTGTACGTCGGTGATCACGAGCGCGACATCATGGCTGGCCGTGCGGCAGGGATGCCAACCATCGCCTGCAGCTACGGCTACATCGACAGCGACGACGACCCCAGCAACTGGCAGGCGGACCACCTGATTCACCATGCCGAAGAAATCTGGCCACTACTGCAGCAGTTTTACCTCAAGTAA
- the ubiG gene encoding bifunctional 2-polyprenyl-6-hydroxyphenol methylase/3-demethylubiquinol 3-O-methyltransferase UbiG: protein MTNVDPAEIAKFEQLASRWWDQQGEFKPLHEINPLRANHIDQRAPVAGKKLLDVGCGGGILTEAMAQRGAQVTGIDMGEAPLNVARLHALESGVSVDYRRIPVEELAEAEPESYDVVTCLEMLEHVPDPASVVRACAKLVKPGGQLFFSTINRTPKGWLFAVVGAEYVLRMLPKGTHEYGKFIRPSELGRWVREAGLETRDITGMTYNPITRSYKLDPRDVDVNYLMHTSRPAK from the coding sequence ATGACCAACGTAGACCCGGCGGAAATCGCCAAATTTGAACAACTGGCCAGCCGCTGGTGGGACCAGCAGGGTGAATTCAAACCCCTGCACGAGATCAACCCCCTGCGCGCCAACCACATCGATCAGCGTGCTCCCGTCGCCGGCAAGAAGCTGCTTGACGTCGGTTGTGGCGGCGGCATTCTCACCGAAGCCATGGCCCAACGGGGCGCCCAGGTAACCGGCATCGACATGGGCGAAGCCCCCCTCAACGTCGCCAGGCTGCACGCCCTCGAATCCGGCGTCAGTGTCGACTACCGCCGCATCCCCGTCGAAGAACTCGCCGAAGCCGAACCGGAAAGCTACGATGTCGTCACCTGCCTCGAAATGCTCGAGCATGTACCCGATCCCGCCTCCGTCGTACGCGCCTGCGCCAAACTTGTAAAGCCCGGCGGCCAGCTCTTTTTCTCAACCATAAACCGGACGCCAAAAGGCTGGCTTTTCGCCGTCGTTGGTGCCGAATATGTGCTGCGCATGCTGCCTAAAGGCACTCACGAATACGGCAAATTCATCCGCCCTTCGGAACTCGGTCGCTGGGTGCGCGAAGCCGGCCTCGAAACCCGCGACATTACCGGTATGACCTACAATCCGATCACCCGCAGTTACAAACTCGACCCCCGGGACGTAGACGTCAATTACCTGATGCACACCAGTCGTCCGGCCAAATAA